The sequence below is a genomic window from Bosea sp. F3-2.
GGCATCTGCTCGTCCACTGCCACATGGGCATCTCGCGCTCGACGGCGGCGATGCTGACGCTGATGGCTCAGGCTGATCCTGCCGAGGGCGAGGATGTGCTGTTCGAAAGATTGCGCCATATCCGCCCGCAAGCCTGGCCGAACTCGGTGATGATCGGCTTCGCCGACGAGCAGCTCGGCCGCGACGGGCGGCTGACCGAGGCATTGCGCCGGCACTATGCCCACCAGCTGCGTGTCCAGCCGAAATACCGGAACTGGATGGCCGATCTCGGCCGGGGGCGCGAGGTGGAGATGGCGGTCTGATGCAGGGCGCAATCATTCGGGGGCGCTGAAGCGACCCCGGCCGAGCGCTGTCCGCCGGGCCTGTCGTCATGGTCGGGCTTGTCCCGACCATCCACGTCTTCTCTTGCCAGACACCGTGTTCAAGACGTGGATGCTCGCCACAAGGGCGAGCATGACGATGGTCGGAACGGGCCTGATCGCTCTCGCTGGCGCGCCGTATCGGTTCAGCGGCCCGGCAGCGGCTGCTCGTCATAGGAGAGCTCGCGGTCGCCCGGCCATTTGAGGCGATAGGCGAGCTTGAGTTCCTTCTCGGCGCCGGGGGCGAGGTCGAAGGTCCAGGACGAGACGCCGCGCCGGTCGCCGACCTGCTTCTCGGTCGGTGGAGTGGTCTGGGCGGAGATGGGCTCGACCGCGATGGCGGTGCTCTCCGAGAAGGGGATGCGCCCGAGCACGGTCACCTTCACCGGCCTGGCGTGCAGGCTCTTCACCACCGTGCGGAACTCGCGCTGGTCGGTGCGGCTCTGGCCGAGCCAGCTAGGCTCGTTCTCGCGCCGCTTCACCGGGGCGTAGCTGACCTTGATCCGGTCATCGGCGCCGAAGCCGAGCTCGAGCTTGTCGCCCGGCGCCACCAGCCCGACCTGCCCCATGCCGACATAGCTGCCGTCGCGATGCAGCGCGACGCGGCCGGGCAGGAGCGGCGCCTCCTCCTCATGCACAAAGCCGGCTTCCAGATAGGCCTTCTGCTCCAGCTCGGGCACGGTGCGGGCGGCGAGCGTCGCTTCCGCCTTGCGCTGGGTCAGCACGACCGTCTTCGGCGAGCCGTCCTGCGGGATCGTGGCGCGGCCGGGCACCTGGAAATTCGCCTGATAGGCGCCGGCCTCGATCGTCGCGACTTCGACCTCGGCCGGCCGTGCAGGCACCGGGGCGGGGGCAGGGGTGATGGCACGCTGCGACTGTGCGGCCAGCGCCTCGGCTTCGGCCTTGGCGCGTGCGGCCGCCATGGCCGCAGGAGCCGCACCGGCGCGCGAGCGGCTTTCATAGATGGCGGGCGGCTCGAAGAAGGCCACCTGCATGGGTGCAAGATCGGGCGCACGGGTGCCGCCGGCCGAGCGTGTGGTCGAGAGCGTCAGGGCGACATCGTCCCAGGACTCGCCGCTGCGCTGGCGGATCTCGGCACGGCGCGTCAGGGCGATCTCCGGCTTCTCTGCCGTGGTGGTCAGCCTTGCCTCATAGGTCGGCGTCCAGTTCGCGCCGGTGACGCGATAGCTCACGGTGAATTCGGCCGCGAGGGGCTGCGGCGCCTCGACCGCGATGGCGACATCGCGCTTCGGAGCGCCAGGCCGGCCAGCCTGCGGGCGGGCGCGCTCGAGCGAGGCGATCTCGGCCTCGACATCGGAGAGACGGCTGCGCACGCCGCGCAGCTCGTCCTGGACCTTGACCAGCGCAGTGCCGATCGCCTCGAACACGGCCGGCCAGTCGGCGACCGGCAGAGCCTTGCCGTCGGGGCCGAGCTTGTCCGGGCCGGTCTGGGCGAAGCGTTCGATGGTCGAGCGCTTGGCCTCGATCGCGGCAATCTGGCTCTCGAACTTGCCCTTGTCGTCGCGCAGCGCCTTGAGCTTGTCCTCCAGCACCGTATCGAGCACCGGCTTGGCGTCACCCGGTGTGACGCGGACATCGACGGCGCCAACCGAGAAGGTGCCGTTACCTTTGCCTTCGACGCGGATGGAGGCGGGGTCGATCGTCGCCGGCAGCCCGCGCAGCACGACCTGCGAAACGCCCTGCAACAAATCCGCCTTGCCGAGTCGCGTCACGATGGCACCATCGGGATAGACCGTGACCCGGTCGATCCGGCTCGCAAGCTCGGTCTCGGCGGCGCTGGCGAGGCTGGGCGCAAGAATCAGGGCGGCGGCAATATGGCTTTTCACGAAATCATCCCCCAAATCGCATTCACGCAGCTGCGATGAGCGCTGCCGATTCCGGCGTGCCCAAGGCGGAATTTGGCCGGAATGCGGATAGGAAGCGAGAGCGGATCGAGCATCCTGCGTTTGCAGGATCGTTCGTTGGCGAAAACGGGGCGCGACGCTTCCTGACAGGAGGCGGCAAGACGCGCAGTTGGGTCATCACATCAGCCCGGAGGCCACCATGCCAGCGATCTTCACGGATGCCCTGATCAGCGCTGCGCCGCATGAGGCTATTCCGCCGGAACAGCGGATCTTCGAGCCCTTCATCGGCAGCTGGGATCTGGTGGTGAGCTGGTACCGGCCGGACGGGGCAGCGGAGCGCCGGCTCGATGGCGAGTGGCATTTCGCGCGCGTGCTGGAGGGCCGCGGCATCCAGGATGTCTGGATCGTACCGCCGCGGGCGCAGCGCCCGGCAACGGGCGGCGATTACGAATACGGCACGAGCCTGCGGTTCTACGATCCAACGATCGAAGCCTGGCGCTCGACCTGGATCGGCCCGCAGCACCGCGTCGTCCACAGCTTCGTGGCGCGGCGGGTCGGCGATCAGGTGCAGCTCGAAACCATGCTGGACGGCCAGCGTATGCGCTGGCGTTTCCTCGATATCACGCCCGGCAGCTTCACCTGGTGCAACGAGCGCGAGGTCGAGGGGCGGTGGGTGCTGACGCAGGATTTCAAGGCGCGCCGAACCGGTTGGGCGCCTCTGCGACCATGAACGCGAAGGTGGCGAGCGCTAGTGCACGCGCCGATCTGACTGCAACGCGGTCAGATCGGCGAACGCGTTCTCTTACTTAAGTTAAGAGCCGGATCCGATCAGCGTCAGTGTGCCGACAGCTTCATCATGACAAGGCCGGAGACGATCAGCACGGCGGCGGCGATGCGCATCGGCGTCAGCGCCTCGCCGAGCACGGTGACGCCGACGAGGAAGGCGCCGACGGCGCCGATGCCGGTCCAGATCGTATAGGCCGTGCCGAGCGACAGGGCGCGCATCGCCAGCGAGAGCAGGGCGAAGCTGCCGATCATGGTGACGATGGTGATCGCCGTCGGCCCCGGACGGGAAAACCCGTCCGACTGCTTCATGGTGAAAGCCCAGACGACTTCGAGAATGCCGGCAGAAAACAGGTAGAGCCACGCCATAGCGGTCCCCCATGAGTTGCCGGGTCGTCCCAGCACATTGCCCAGGTTGGGGGAGGTCGTGGCCTCGCAGCCGCTGACTTAGCCATCGATGTTCGCGAGGGCAAGGCGGGCCGCGCATGCCGGGTTCAGCTCGGCTCGATTCCGGGAATGCGGGCGATCTCGGCGGTGAGATAGTCGATTAGCAGGCGCACGCGAGCGATGCTGGCACGCTCCGGGCGGATCAGCAGGCTGAGCGGCACTGATGCCACCGCATAGTCCGGCATGACCGACTCGAGCCGGCCGTCGGCGAGGAGATCGTCGACCAGCCAGCGATGGGCCGGTCCCAATCCGCGGCCGGCTGCCAGCGCCTCGCGCGCCGCCAGGCCATGATCGACGCGAAAGCGGCCGCCGAACGGAACCTCGAAGCGCTCGCCGCCCGGTCCGGACAGGACGAGACGGTCGCTGCCCGCAATGTTCGTCATGCGGATTCCCTGATGGCCGGCGAGGTCCGCAGGCGTCCGGGGGCGGCCGTAGCGGGCGAGGTAGGACGGCGCGGCGACGAGCAGGCGGCGGGAGTTGCCGAGGCTGCGCAGCTTTGTCGAGCTGTCGCTCAACGGCCCGAGGCGCAGCGCGAGATCGACGCCCTCCTGCACGAGGTTGATCCGCTCGTCGGTGAGGCTGAGGTCGATGTCGATATCCGGGTGGCGATCCTGGAAGGCGAAGATCAGCGGGGAAAGTTGGCGCGTGCCGAAAGCGGCGGTGCAGGAGAGGCGGACGACTCCCGCTGGCGCCTCCGCGGTGGCCTGCATCTCCTCATGCGCCCGTTCGACGAGCCGCAGGATCTGGAGGCAGTGTGCATAGTAGCGGGCACCTTCCTCTGTCAGCGCGACACGGCGCGTGGTGCGGGCGAAGAGCGCGACGCCGAGCGCATCCTCGAGCTCCTGAACATGCCGTGACACCGACGATTGCCCGATGCCGAGCTCGCGCGCGACGGCCGACAGGCTGCCCCTTTCGGCGACCCGCACGAAGCTGCGCATCCGATCGAGCGAGATCTCTGATTTATCCATATTTCGGCAGAGTGATATCTTTTTCTGATATCTAACGGATGAATTGATGGCTGGCTAGCTTCTTCCCATCGTCACAAGGGCAGGATGGACGCCATGAAAATCCTCTACGTCTTCGCTCATCCCGAGGAGCGCTCGCTCAATGGCTCGCTGCGCGAGGTCGCATTCGCGGAGCTACGTGCGCAAGGTCATGAGATCCTCGTCTCGGATCTCTACGCCATGGGCTGGAAATCGCAGGTCGATCGCCAGGATTTCCCACAATGGCCCGCCGATAAGAGGTTGCTCGTCCCGGCCGCCTCGAAGGCCGGCTTCGCCTCCGCCGCGCTGACGGCCGATGTCGAGGCCGAGATCGCGAAGCTGCGGGCGGCCGACGGCATCATCCTGCATTTCCCGCTGTGGTGGTTCAGCATGCCGGCGATTCTGAAGGGTTGGGTCGACCGCGTCTTCGCCTATGGCTACGGCTATGGCGTCGGCGAGCACAGCGATGCCCGCTGGGGTGATCGCTATGGCGAAGGCATGTTCCAGGACAAGCGCGCCATGCTGGTCGTCACGGCCGGGGGCTGGGCGCCGCATTATTCGGCGCGCGGCATCAACGGGCCGATCGACGACCTGCTCTTCCCGATCCAGCACGGCGTGCTGTTCTATCCGGGCGCGCAGGTGCTGCCGCCCTATGTGCTCTATCAGGCCGACCGGATCGACGAGGCGCGCTTCGCGTCCGAGGCGGAGCGCCTGCGGGCGCGGATGCGCGGCTTCTTGACCGAGGCACCCATTCCGTACCGCAGGCAGAACGGCGGCGACTATTCGATCCCGGGATGCGAGCTGCAGCCGTGGCTCGGTGGCCCGGACGCGAGCGGCTTTGCGCTGCACAGCGCCGATGCATCGCCGGTCGCCGCCAGGCTCTCGGCCGTGGCGGGCTGAGCCGCTTCGGCGCCGGTTCAGGCGCGGCTGCGCGTGCTGGCGTGCGGCTTGATGCGGTGCTCGACGAAGTTGCGGAGTTCCGTGACGCGGCGCTCGGCGTCGAGCACCTCGCGGTCGAGCCCATGTGCCCAGGCGAGGTCCTGCCGGTCGACGGGCGCGGCGTCGAGGGTGCGCAGGTCGTCGAGCCAGGCTTCCGTCGAGGCCTCGTCCTTGCGGAAGCCCTCGTCGATCAGAAGCGGCACCATGCGTCCGAGGATCGAGGCGACCTGCTTCAGCGGGAATTCGGGGTGATACTGCACGCCCCAGAAGGTGCCGCCATTGTGCTTGATCTCGGCCGCCTGGACCTGGCTGTAGGCGTTGGAGGCGAGGATGGTCGTGCCATGCGCGGGGAGCGCGATGGTGTCGAGATGGATCGCCGGGGCGTCGAAGGCGGCCGGGCGGCTGTCGAGCAGCTTGTGGCACCGACCCGCCTCGGTCGGCGATATCCGGCGGGCGAAGCCGACCTCGCGGCCCTTCGGATTGGCGGTGACGGTGCCGCCGGCCGCGACCGAGCCGACCTGGATGCCCCAGCAGGAGCCGAAGCAGGGGGTGCCGCTGGCATAGATCGCCCGCATCAATTCGACCTGCCGCGTCACCGCCGGCTCGATGTCGTAGATGTGCAAGGCAGAGCCGGTGAGGAAGACGCCGTCATAGGCTTCGAGCCCGGCGCCATCAGGCAGGTTGGCGCCCTCGTCGGCCGGCAGGCAGATGTCTGAGATGATGCCGGGCGCGATCGCTGCGATCTCGGCGGCATAGGCCTCGCCATAGGCCATGCCGTAAGCCTTGCGCAGCCCTTCGCGATGCTCGTGTGTGTTGCCGTCGACGAAGAGCAGGCGGAGCGGGCGGGAGCTGGTCTGGATCATCAGGGAATTTCCGCAGGAATGCGCAGGGCGATGGGCAGGCTTGCGCCCGATCTCATATGAGAGGGGTCTCGCGCAAGGTTATTGCATGAGCTCTTTCTCGCGACAGGGCGGAATCGTGCACCCTTCCCCGACTTGGCTGCAACGCGCCTGGGCCAATGCCTATCTGCTGCTGATCCTGACGACGCTGATGTGGGCGGGCAACGCGGTGGCGAGCCGGCTCGCCGTCGGCAACATCTCGCCGATGGCCTTGACCTCGTTCCGCTGGGTCGCGGTCTGCCTGATCATGCCCTTTCTGCTGCGCGACCAGCTCCGGAAGCACTGGCCGGTGTTGCGCGCGCGCTGGCGCTTCATCGCGCTGCTCGGCGTCCTCGGCTTCACCGCCTTCAACACGCTGATGTATCTCGCCGCCTATTCGACCTCGGCGATCAATATCGGCATTCTGCAGGGCTCGATCCCGGTCTTCGTGCTGATCGGCGCGCTCGTCGCCTATCGCACTCCGATCGGCGGCATGCAGGCGCTTGGTGTGGCGGTGACGCTGCTGGGCGTCGCCGTCACCGCGAGCCGCGGCGACATCAACGTCCTGATGGGGTTGCGCTTCGTGACCGGCGATCTGCTGATGATCCTCGCCTGCGCGCTCTATGCCGGCTACACGGTGGCGATCCGCAACCGGCCGGCGGTGCCGGGCCTCGTCTTCTTCACGACAGTGGCGTGTGTCGCCTGCCTGTTCTCGCTGCCGCTGCTCGCCGGCGAGATCGCGCTCGGCAAATTCCATGTCCCGACGGCGGAGGGCTGGGCGATCCTGGCCTTCACGGTGATCGGCCCCTCGATCCTGTCGCAGCTCTTCTTCATGCGCGCCATCGAGATCATCGGCCCGGGCCGGGCCGGCGTCTTCGTCAATCTCGTGCCGGTCTTCGCGCCGATCCTCGCCGTGCTGATCCTCGGCGAGCCCTTCGGCCTCTATCACGCCCTGGCGCTGGCCCTCGTGCTCGGCGGCATCTTCATCGCCGAGCGGCTGGGGCGGTAAGAACTCTGCTCCGATGCAACAACCGCCGTCATTCCGGGCGGAGCGAAGCGCAGACCCGGAATCCATCGTAGAGCGCGACGCCCTTCGATGGATTCCGGATCGGCGCCGCTTCGCGGCTTGTCCGGAATGACGGCGGTGGTTTCGTGTCGATCGGCCGTTTCAACGTAGCGCCGAAACGGCGAGCCGTGCGACAGCGGCGTGCGCTGCATCGCGCTCGTTCGCGTCGGCCCGCGAGCCGGCGAGATAGACCACGATGACGAAGCGGCGCCCGTCCGGCAGCGTCGCGATGCCGATATCGTTGCTGGCGTGGTTGATGCCGTCCGTGGTCAGGCCGAGCCCGGTGCGATGGGCGAGGCGCGAGCCCGCCGGCAGGCCGGCCTTGATCCGCTCTGCGCCGATCTTCATTTCGGCAGCGATCTTCTCGATGAAGGCGGTATGGGCCGGGTCGCGCAGCCAGTTGCCCTTGGCGAAGGCCTCCAGGAAGAGCGCGCTCGCCTCGGGCGTCGCGGCGTCGCGCTTGTCCTTCAGGGCCTTCGAGAGCGCGGCGATGCGGACTTCCGGCTTGAGTGCCTTGAGCTCGGCGCGGAATCGCGCCTCGTCGACCGTCTCGCCCCAGGTGAAGCCGCGCAGACCGTAGATCTCGGGCTGGAACTGGCGCTCGTAGCGGTCGATCGAGATGCCGGTGATGCCGCCGTCGCGCAGCATCTTCGTCACCACCTGCGGCCCGCCGATCTCGCGCATCAGCAGGTCGGCGGCGGTGTTGTCGCTCTGGCCGGCGGCCAGCCGGACGAGCTCGCTCAGCGGATAGTCGTTGCGCTCGCCCTTGAAGGCCTTGGCGAGCGGGCTGTTGAACAGCGAGAAGTCCTGGCGCGTGACGGTGATCGGCTGGTCGAGCTTGAACTTGCCCGCCTCGACCTGCTGCAGCACCGCGACCGCGAGCGGCAGCTTGAACACGCTCTGCAGCGGGAAGGTCTCGGCGCCGCGATAGGACCATTGCTTGCGGTCCTTGAGAT
It includes:
- a CDS encoding protein-tyrosine-phosphatase, yielding MKTLTISTLTICGIEELPGNSAREVTHVLSVLDPERAEIEAFGAYGEHHRVTLRFHDIIDPRPGLIMPAPEHVGEVLRFGEDLRETAAARVKGHLLVHCHMGISRSTAAMLTLMAQADPAEGEDVLFERLRHIRPQAWPNSVMIGFADEQLGRDGRLTEALRRHYAHQLRVQPKYRNWMADLGRGREVEMAV
- a CDS encoding mucoidy inhibitor MuiA family protein, whose translation is MKSHIAAALILAPSLASAAETELASRIDRVTVYPDGAIVTRLGKADLLQGVSQVVLRGLPATIDPASIRVEGKGNGTFSVGAVDVRVTPGDAKPVLDTVLEDKLKALRDDKGKFESQIAAIEAKRSTIERFAQTGPDKLGPDGKALPVADWPAVFEAIGTALVKVQDELRGVRSRLSDVEAEIASLERARPQAGRPGAPKRDVAIAVEAPQPLAAEFTVSYRVTGANWTPTYEARLTTTAEKPEIALTRRAEIRQRSGESWDDVALTLSTTRSAGGTRAPDLAPMQVAFFEPPAIYESRSRAGAAPAAMAAARAKAEAEALAAQSQRAITPAPAPVPARPAEVEVATIEAGAYQANFQVPGRATIPQDGSPKTVVLTQRKAEATLAARTVPELEQKAYLEAGFVHEEEAPLLPGRVALHRDGSYVGMGQVGLVAPGDKLELGFGADDRIKVSYAPVKRRENEPSWLGQSRTDQREFRTVVKSLHARPVKVTVLGRIPFSESTAIAVEPISAQTTPPTEKQVGDRRGVSSWTFDLAPGAEKELKLAYRLKWPGDRELSYDEQPLPGR
- a CDS encoding multidrug efflux SMR transporter, with product MAWLYLFSAGILEVVWAFTMKQSDGFSRPGPTAITIVTMIGSFALLSLAMRALSLGTAYTIWTGIGAVGAFLVGVTVLGEALTPMRIAAAVLIVSGLVMMKLSAH
- a CDS encoding LysR family transcriptional regulator, translated to MDKSEISLDRMRSFVRVAERGSLSAVARELGIGQSSVSRHVQELEDALGVALFARTTRRVALTEEGARYYAHCLQILRLVERAHEEMQATAEAPAGVVRLSCTAAFGTRQLSPLIFAFQDRHPDIDIDLSLTDERINLVQEGVDLALRLGPLSDSSTKLRSLGNSRRLLVAAPSYLARYGRPRTPADLAGHQGIRMTNIAGSDRLVLSGPGGERFEVPFGGRFRVDHGLAAREALAAGRGLGPAHRWLVDDLLADGRLESVMPDYAVASVPLSLLIRPERASIARVRLLIDYLTAEIARIPGIEPS
- a CDS encoding NAD(P)H-dependent oxidoreductase, with protein sequence MKILYVFAHPEERSLNGSLREVAFAELRAQGHEILVSDLYAMGWKSQVDRQDFPQWPADKRLLVPAASKAGFASAALTADVEAEIAKLRAADGIILHFPLWWFSMPAILKGWVDRVFAYGYGYGVGEHSDARWGDRYGEGMFQDKRAMLVVTAGGWAPHYSARGINGPIDDLLFPIQHGVLFYPGAQVLPPYVLYQADRIDEARFASEAERLRARMRGFLTEAPIPYRRQNGGDYSIPGCELQPWLGGPDASGFALHSADASPVAARLSAVAG
- a CDS encoding type 1 glutamine amidotransferase, which codes for MIQTSSRPLRLLFVDGNTHEHREGLRKAYGMAYGEAYAAEIAAIAPGIISDICLPADEGANLPDGAGLEAYDGVFLTGSALHIYDIEPAVTRQVELMRAIYASGTPCFGSCWGIQVGSVAAGGTVTANPKGREVGFARRISPTEAGRCHKLLDSRPAAFDAPAIHLDTIALPAHGTTILASNAYSQVQAAEIKHNGGTFWGVQYHPEFPLKQVASILGRMVPLLIDEGFRKDEASTEAWLDDLRTLDAAPVDRQDLAWAHGLDREVLDAERRVTELRNFVEHRIKPHASTRSRA
- a CDS encoding DMT family transporter, which translates into the protein MSSFSRQGGIVHPSPTWLQRAWANAYLLLILTTLMWAGNAVASRLAVGNISPMALTSFRWVAVCLIMPFLLRDQLRKHWPVLRARWRFIALLGVLGFTAFNTLMYLAAYSTSAINIGILQGSIPVFVLIGALVAYRTPIGGMQALGVAVTLLGVAVTASRGDINVLMGLRFVTGDLLMILACALYAGYTVAIRNRPAVPGLVFFTTVACVACLFSLPLLAGEIALGKFHVPTAEGWAILAFTVIGPSILSQLFFMRAIEIIGPGRAGVFVNLVPVFAPILAVLILGEPFGLYHALALALVLGGIFIAERLGR
- the bla gene encoding class A beta-lactamase — protein: MPARLRLAAAALACLTAFPALADWDKAKLDKEIIAIEEQAKGRLGVALVDLKDRKQWSYRGAETFPLQSVFKLPLAVAVLQQVEAGKFKLDQPITVTRQDFSLFNSPLAKAFKGERNDYPLSELVRLAAGQSDNTAADLLMREIGGPQVVTKMLRDGGITGISIDRYERQFQPEIYGLRGFTWGETVDEARFRAELKALKPEVRIAALSKALKDKRDAATPEASALFLEAFAKGNWLRDPAHTAFIEKIAAEMKIGAERIKAGLPAGSRLAHRTGLGLTTDGINHASNDIGIATLPDGRRFVIVVYLAGSRADANERDAAHAAVARLAVSALR